One Halanaerobiales bacterium genomic region harbors:
- a CDS encoding S8 family serine peptidase — protein MTTKSVFDGTIYLEDDNKEMTSMVKKKYLYLIVVFVLLLGVWGCDNDQSSVDKFSVSTAVVGEGEIIKTPFEVDSSSGSEVNLVASPADGWGFSHWEKDGDIYTQTLERSMDIVVESDISITAIFRPLDQILKLTVDGEGQVTENIATDSLDEKSEEGFVVEIIAKPSESWIFLGWLGLPVNQQYNNPIIIDKHQNLDITAVFVKSDYTLSLIINGQGEVQTKLIETNEKIRNDYSEFSDINKIENTTTDKELLLIGGSIIEVKGVAQENWNFSNWEGYINSENNPIQIEVDGDVNLTANFVESTTDTVYYTLNWSTNGGGNINEKLLSGSKDNGNYSEGSEIELEAVADNGWEFTSWSGDIDSSISSQNPITITMNSNYSVEANFSEIVSDGDINISGNISINHNWPYSKTYDNPVSSSSLDSIVVAKDIEEKEGEYIEGEMIIGFNRIVVASQQQEVLNKLGFEVKSQQTISNSYLVKIKEENAQEAIAKAKAENGVRFAEPNYIYQAFSTVPNDEYLGYQWHYPQIRLPQAWDSTTGSSLVRIAVLDTGIDSQHPDLQNNLDLEDGYNFPAQSTDTNDQYGHGTHVTGTIAADTNNSLGVAGVMWEAEVVPVKVLGDDGYGSNWDIAQGILYAAGLTDDPQISKSVDVISMSLGGSSDSQTISEAVTEAANTGVIIVAAAGNSNTTSPMYPAAYPEVISVGAVDFNSPNAPIRAPYSCYGDTLDVMAPGGNTIVDSDNNGYADGVLSTTFEGSGDNKTYRYIYYQGTSMATPHVSGLIGLMLANGIPRNQIREVLRETSFDLGDPGFDSEFGYGLVNAYWALNQVQSIRIFAGERDGDNINEEVEISIGLRDRSYNIGSITGGNYAIFGWIDVNGNDIIDSGDYLAESEPQTFEEGNYQVDLNLEEIE, from the coding sequence ATGACTACTAAATCAGTTTTTGATGGTACAATTTACCTAGAAGATGATAATAAGGAGATGACAAGTATGGTTAAGAAAAAATATTTATACTTGATAGTGGTTTTTGTGTTGCTATTAGGTGTATGGGGATGTGATAATGATCAAAGTTCTGTTGATAAATTTAGTGTCTCTACTGCAGTAGTAGGAGAAGGAGAAATTATAAAAACTCCCTTTGAAGTTGATTCATCTTCAGGAAGTGAAGTTAATTTAGTAGCTTCACCAGCTGATGGATGGGGATTTAGTCACTGGGAAAAAGATGGAGACATTTATACTCAGACTTTGGAACGGTCAATGGATATTGTTGTTGAAAGTGACATAAGTATTACAGCTATATTTAGACCTTTAGATCAAATATTAAAATTAACAGTTGATGGTGAGGGACAGGTAACTGAAAATATTGCTACAGATAGCCTGGATGAAAAATCTGAAGAAGGTTTTGTTGTTGAAATTATTGCAAAGCCATCTGAAAGTTGGATTTTTTTAGGTTGGCTTGGATTACCAGTAAATCAACAATATAATAATCCGATTATAATTGATAAACATCAAAATTTAGATATTACTGCTGTTTTTGTAAAAAGTGATTATACACTTAGTTTAATAATTAATGGTCAGGGGGAAGTCCAAACAAAACTAATAGAAACTAATGAAAAAATAAGAAATGATTATTCAGAATTTAGTGATATAAATAAAATAGAAAACACAACTACTGATAAAGAACTCCTTTTAATAGGAGGTAGTATAATTGAAGTTAAAGGAGTGGCTCAAGAAAATTGGAATTTTTCCAATTGGGAAGGATATATAAATAGCGAAAACAATCCAATCCAAATTGAAGTGGATGGGGATGTTAATTTAACAGCTAATTTTGTGGAATCTACTACAGATACAGTATATTATACTCTCAATTGGAGTACTAATGGTGGAGGAAATATAAATGAAAAATTATTAAGTGGTAGTAAAGATAATGGCAACTATAGTGAAGGTAGTGAAATAGAATTAGAAGCTGTAGCAGATAATGGTTGGGAATTTACTAGTTGGTCTGGAGACATTGATTCCAGTATTAGTAGTCAAAATCCAATTACAATTACTATGAATAGTAATTATTCAGTAGAAGCAAATTTTTCTGAAATCGTAAGTGATGGAGATATTAATATTAGTGGAAATATTTCTATAAATCACAATTGGCCCTATTCTAAAACATACGATAATCCTGTCAGCAGTTCAAGTTTAGATTCAATTGTTGTTGCTAAAGATATTGAAGAAAAAGAGGGGGAATATATTGAAGGTGAAATGATTATTGGTTTTAATAGAATTGTTGTTGCAAGTCAACAACAGGAAGTTTTAAATAAATTAGGTTTTGAAGTTAAATCTCAACAGACAATATCAAATAGTTATTTAGTAAAAATAAAAGAAGAAAATGCTCAAGAAGCTATAGCAAAAGCGAAGGCTGAAAATGGAGTCCGTTTTGCTGAACCAAATTATATATATCAAGCATTTTCTACAGTTCCTAATGATGAGTATCTTGGTTATCAATGGCATTATCCCCAAATTAGATTACCTCAAGCTTGGGATAGTACCACTGGTTCTTCTTTAGTAAGAATTGCAGTTTTGGATACAGGTATAGATAGTCAACATCCTGATTTGCAAAATAATTTAGATTTAGAAGATGGATACAATTTTCCAGCTCAGTCTACAGATACAAATGATCAATATGGCCATGGAACACATGTGACCGGAACAATAGCTGCAGATACAAACAATAGTCTTGGAGTTGCCGGGGTGATGTGGGAAGCAGAAGTTGTTCCTGTAAAAGTACTGGGAGATGATGGGTATGGTTCAAACTGGGATATTGCTCAGGGAATATTATATGCTGCTGGATTAACTGATGATCCACAAATATCTAAATCCGTAGATGTTATAAGTATGTCTTTAGGTGGGTCCAGTGACAGCCAAACTATAAGTGAAGCAGTTACTGAAGCAGCTAATACTGGTGTAATAATAGTTGCAGCAGCTGGAAATAGCAATACTACTTCTCCAATGTACCCTGCCGCTTATCCAGAAGTTATTTCTGTTGGAGCTGTTGATTTTAATAGTCCTAACGCCCCTATTAGAGCACCCTATTCCTGCTATGGTGACACTCTTGATGTAATGGCTCCAGGCGGTAATACTATTGTTGATAGTGATAATAATGGATATGCAGATGGAGTTTTAAGTACTACATTTGAGGGTAGTGGAGATAATAAAACCTATAGATATATATATTATCAAGGAACTTCAATGGCTACTCCACATGTGAGCGGTTTAATAGGTTTAATGCTAGCAAATGGTATTCCTAGAAATCAGATTAGAGAAGTTTTAAGAGAAACTAGTTTTGATTTAGGAGATCCAGGGTTTGATAGTGAATTTGGTTATGGATTGGTAAATGCTTATTGGGCTTTGAATCAGGTACAAAGTATTAGGATTTTTGCCGGAGAAAGAGATGGAGATAATATAAATGAGGAAGTCGAAATAAGCATAGGACTAAGAGATAGATCTTATAATATTGGAAGCATTACTGGCGGTAATTATGCTATATTTGGATGGATAGATGTTAATGGAAATGATATAATAGATTCAGGTGATTATTTAGCTGAAAGTGAACCACAAACTTTTGAAGAAGGAAATTATCAAGTTGATTTGAATCTAGAAGAAATAGAATAA